In Corynebacterium guangdongense, one DNA window encodes the following:
- the wzm gene encoding galactan export ABC transporter permease subunit Wzm/RfbD encodes MTGATAGHQVPASRSKTFTAAFADLVRGFGQYELWLQLGWQDIKQRYRRSTLGPFWITIATGVMAVALGFLYALLFQMEWREFLPHVTVGFIVWGFISGCIKDGANVFIENEGLIKQLPSALSVHVYRLVWRQFLFFLHNIIIWVVMVPLLGIPLTWEVVLALPALLLLILNGVWVAMFFGMVATRFRDVAPLLEALVQLAFYVTPIVWTTRTLEAQGGEVAAQARIVEINPLFHYLEIVRAPLLGNHVELYHWLIVLACTVVGIIITLIAMRQWRFRVSYWV; translated from the coding sequence ATGACCGGGGCGACCGCCGGCCACCAGGTCCCGGCGTCCCGGTCCAAGACATTCACGGCCGCTTTCGCCGACCTCGTACGCGGATTCGGCCAGTACGAGTTGTGGCTGCAGCTCGGCTGGCAGGACATCAAGCAGCGCTACCGACGATCCACGCTGGGCCCGTTCTGGATCACGATCGCCACCGGCGTCATGGCCGTGGCCCTGGGGTTCCTCTACGCCCTCCTGTTCCAGATGGAGTGGCGCGAATTCCTGCCGCACGTCACGGTCGGGTTCATCGTCTGGGGATTCATCTCCGGCTGCATCAAGGACGGCGCCAACGTCTTCATCGAGAACGAGGGCCTGATCAAGCAGCTGCCCTCCGCCCTGTCCGTGCACGTCTACCGTCTGGTGTGGCGGCAGTTCCTCTTCTTCCTGCACAACATCATCATCTGGGTGGTGATGGTTCCGCTCCTGGGCATCCCGTTGACCTGGGAAGTTGTGCTGGCGCTCCCGGCGCTGCTGCTGCTCATCCTCAACGGTGTGTGGGTGGCCATGTTCTTCGGCATGGTGGCGACCCGCTTCCGCGACGTCGCCCCGCTGCTCGAGGCGCTCGTGCAGCTGGCGTTCTACGTCACCCCGATCGTGTGGACCACCCGGACCCTCGAAGCGCAGGGCGGCGAGGTCGCCGCACAGGCACGCATCGTCGAGATCAACCCGCTGTTCCACTACCTCGAAATCGTCCGCGCCCCACTGCTGGGCAACCACGTTGAGCTCTACCACTGGCTCATCGTGCTCGCCTGCACCGTCGTCGGCATTATCATCACGCTCATCGCCATGCGACAGTGGCGATTCCGCGTCAGTTACTGGGTGTAA
- the wzt gene encoding galactan export ABC transporter ATP-binding subunit Wzt/RfbE: MVSIDTYDACVDFPIFDAKSRSLKKAVLSSAGGAIGKNEANTVVVEALKDINLHLREGDRVGLVGHNGAGKSTLLRLLSGIYEPTRGVADVRGRVAPVFDLGVGMDPEISGYENIIIRGLFLGQTRKQMKDKMEEIADFSELGGYLDMPLRTYSTGMRVRLALGVVTSIEPEILLLDEGIGAVDAAFMAKARVRLQEMVKKSGILVFASHSNDFLAQLCTTALWIDHGQVKKAGLVEDVVEAYEGREAGAHIRSLQKRFAHEDS; the protein is encoded by the coding sequence ATGGTTTCTATTGACACATACGACGCCTGCGTCGACTTCCCCATCTTCGACGCCAAATCCCGCTCGCTGAAGAAGGCCGTACTTTCTTCTGCGGGCGGCGCGATCGGCAAGAACGAGGCGAACACCGTCGTCGTCGAGGCGCTCAAGGACATCAACCTGCACCTGCGTGAGGGTGACCGTGTCGGCCTCGTCGGCCACAACGGCGCCGGCAAGTCGACGCTGCTGCGCCTGCTGTCGGGCATCTATGAGCCGACCCGCGGCGTCGCCGACGTCCGTGGCCGCGTCGCCCCCGTGTTCGACCTGGGTGTGGGCATGGACCCGGAGATCTCCGGTTACGAGAACATCATCATCCGCGGGCTCTTCCTCGGTCAGACCCGCAAGCAGATGAAGGACAAGATGGAGGAGATCGCCGACTTCTCCGAGCTCGGCGGCTACCTCGACATGCCCCTGCGCACCTACTCCACCGGCATGCGCGTGCGCCTGGCCCTGGGCGTGGTCACCTCGATCGAGCCGGAGATCCTGCTTCTCGACGAGGGCATCGGCGCCGTCGACGCCGCCTTCATGGCCAAGGCTCGCGTCCGCCTCCAGGAGATGGTGAAGAAGTCCGGCATCCTCGTCTTCGCCTCCCACTCCAACGACTTCCTCGCCCAGCTGTGCACCACCGCCCTGTGGATCGACCACGGCCAGGTCAAGAAAGCTGGCCTGGTCGAGGATGTCGTCGAGGCCTATGAGGGCAGGGAGGCCGGCGCGCACATCCGTTCGCTGCAGAAGCGCTTCGCGCACGAGGATTCCTAA